One Conger conger chromosome 7, fConCon1.1, whole genome shotgun sequence genomic window, CTTGAGCAATATtagacaataaaaacatttaaaaaataattacatttatttaatgggaaaaaaaagtcaaacacCAAAAATCACccatgtgcaaaaaaaaagaaaaagtaattgaCCCCTTAAACTTACCTGGTTGCATGACCTTTAGCataaataattgcaaccaaatgcTTCCTGTAATTTGATAGTTTTTCACATTGctctggaggaattttagcctgCTTTACGTTGCAgagctgctttaattcagacttATTGGTAAGTGTTGGAGCATAAACTGCCAATTTCAGGTCCTGCCTCCGCTCTATTGGCCACAGGTTCAAGTAAAGACTTTGACTTGGTCACTCCAAAAACCTTTTCATTTGCTCTGGGACTCCAATGAATCACAGTGAGAGCCAACACGCACAGGGACAattcatccaggaagtcacaaaagatccCAGGAGAACATCCAACaaactgcaggcctctctagcctcatCATAACAACAGTCAAATGTAGTGGTAATTTGACGGTATGGCAATACTTTGCTGCCTTGGGATGTGGACAACTTGCtattattgaaggaaccatcAATTCTGCTCTGTATGAGAAAATTcttaaggagaatgtccggtcCTCTGTCTGTTTTTGGTATGTCATTCTGGGTTTTGTAGCTAGGCAATGACCCAAACAATCCACTCCTGAATGGCTGAACAGAATCAAAGTTTTTGCgtggtctagtcaaagtcctgactcgAATCCAATAGAGATAATGCGGCAGGACCTAAAAGTTCATGCTTGAATTCCACCATGTAGAAAAGACTGCACTTgtaatacatagtcccccccccccccccccccccccgtcatcATTTCAGTGCACAAAATAAAACCCAGTATGAAAAAAAATTGAGACATTGGCCATGTGTCTGTGAATAGTGTGCATAGGAGACATAGGAGACATCAGAACATGCTTGCAGTATTCATGGGTTACCCCTGGAGTTTGCAGACCAGAAATAAAATTAGTTTTTTAAGGTCATTTTCTTATCATATAACACTCTCACAAAATGATTTATCACGGAAACCTAGTTCTGGTGACTACATCCATGACTCCGCAACAATTTTCCCTGAATGAGTCTTGTCGTTTTTTTGCTCGTCTTTCACTTTCTGCTCACTGGACAGACACGGCCATTTTATCCTGTCAAGAAATATGCAAAAGCAAGCACATTATTGTCATGAAAACAATTGACATCTTTATCAGAGTGGCGATGATGCTAAGCACCATCACGATGATGTAACATCAGCATCATGATCACTAGTAAttacatcaccaccaccatcttcAGCAGCAGCATACAGTGACTAACCTCTCTCTTTTTGGCATCTGATCCATGGTCTCCGGCAGGGGGAGCCCAAAGCTCTCTGGCAGAAAGAGAACGCTGATCGCTGATATAGTGGTGAGGCTTCCCAGCAGAATGTAAAGCAAATCAGTGTTGTATGTGCCTGAGGGGTGGAAAATATCAGTGCACATGAGAGACTACCAGCTTAAGGGTTGAGGGTTTGAATCCTAGTTTAATGAAAAACTACCAAGCGATGAGACCAGTGGTTCTCGAGTTCGGTCCTGGTCTTTGTTACAGCTAAACTTGGTTAAAGGCCATGTTCTCCACGTTTTTAGAAGCTTATTGGTTCACCACAGCCTTTGGTTTATGTAATcatttgcaatacagcacaatgcaaatatgggacttttattcttcatgacatgcacagacagagatagactgGATATTTTCAAGAACCTGTTGCATACTGGGAAATTTCAAATTTACCTCtagaaaaaaaaggttgtttcATAGAAGTAGCATAATTGTCTTAgaattcaaaatggcaggaaCACTAGACAACACTCTTACAACCATAGGCTATGTGTTACGTAGTAGTCTGTCCTATGGACCCAAGAACAGAATAAGAGAGAAGAATCTGAAACTTCAAAGTGATCCAACTTTCAACATCAGTTCTGAGCAGTAAGTGTAACAGAACAAAGTGTTTTGGTGTTCTTTAAGCTTGGGATCTTTAATGTTTAACTTCTAATATATTTAGGTTTTCTTACGTACACACTAACAGATATAATTAGCAGAGAATTCACGCAATTGCGTCCTTAGGGCCCAAGTGGCTAGTTGGCCAACTGCAAGTAAAGGTGGCTAATTGCGATGATGGCTAAATAGCAAGTTAGCCCAAACCTATCTATTATTATCCATATCGTTTTCTGGCTTATCGCTTCAGCTGCAACACATAGCCAAGAACTGAAAAGCGGcattaagaaaaatattttttaacttcTGGGATTGTACGCAAGAGCCAAATTTGTAAACCACTGGATTAAACTAGATGTTTACGTACTCGCACATGGCAAATGAACAGGGGTGGACCATTATTTTTGATGCATTAGGAGTTTACATGCCAAACGTTCCCGCGTTCCCTTACCCAGGTGGACAAAGTATGGAGAGATGGCACTGCCCACTCTAGAGGCCATGGCACAGATCCCTATCGCGGTGTTTCTGATTCCGGTGGGGTACAGCTCTCCCGTGTAAACGTATATCAAGCCATGTGCACTGGTCATGAAGAATTTCCCGATCATTTCCAGTGAAATGGCCAGGGGGGACAGATCTGCAAACAAAGTGCACAGCCTCGTGTGAGTGCAAATGAGGTGGAGAAGTATGGGATGGAGACACTGTTCTCGAGATCAGAGGGTTGGTGGTGAAACTCTCACCTGGAGGTACAAGCTGAATGAAGAAAAGAACTCCGCCTCCTAGCAGCATGCCGAGGCTTAAGCTCAGTCTTCTACGTAGATATTTCAGGGCCAGCCAGCAGGCAATGCTAGATGGGATCTCAGTGGCAGCGGAGATGAAACAGTTGAGATGAGGGCTTCCGTGAAGGTTGGATGTGTTCAGGGACAAGCCAAAGTAACCAATCAGTAGACTAAACCTGAAATTAAAGAAAGGTACACATACTTATCTAAGAGACATTCCACAGAGATGGAAGGCAGAATACATTCATTTGTTTGAAGATAAATCAAGGCCCAATTGgtcacaaaaacaatgttttaagtaaaatatttgcatttgctaaACGCTTCAAAAGACTCACTAAATGAATTaatcagccctaatgctaaaTTCAACCTGCTCTCCATCATGGTGTATTAGCACAGATCTATTGACAACAAGATCGATCTACCCAATATTTGTGTTGCGGTGTATGCTTACCACACTAGAGTCAATATTAATGTGTTGTGCCGGATGTTGCTGGTCTTCAGGAGTTCAAGAAAGCCATGGAAttcttcttttactttttttttcttttcaacatacagaaaacagaagtaataataatatcacttttgattaatgttttagatttttaaaagcTAAGTTGTTATAATATTCTTTCAATCAAAAATGTCAAGCTCATGGACTGAAATCTGAGGTGCAGTAATATGTTTTTAAGAAtcagtctggggggggggggggggtacaaaacatttaataattaaGAATGTGATCAtgtattcagaaaatgtattcatttatttatttaatctgcaTTACATAATTTCCGGATCCCTCTTAAATTTGGTCTTTCAATTTGCTGAGAAGTGCATGGAaaactgttgaatgaggagCAGATTTGTTACCTCTGTTTGGGGGAAGATGACCTCCGGGGCTTTGACTCCGTTCTTCTTGGCAGCACCTCTCAAAATGGCCTCTGCCTCCTCCACCCGGCCCTGAGAGAGAAGCCATCGGGGGGACTCCG contains:
- the LOC133132482 gene encoding organic cation/carnitine transporter 2-like, which produces MGDYDEEIAFLGNWGRFQQIIFLLLCATAVPNGFTDLSIVFLGDSPAHQCLIPEGLNITEEWRKASIPTQEVNGETEYSRCRRYRLDLISNFSTLGLSPSKDVNLSQVPLEGCSDGWTYSKEIYQSTIVTEFDLVCDNEWKKPLSTSIYFLGVLSGSFFSGQFSDRFGRKPTLFITLVIQTVFGFVQAFSPSWEAFSVFFFLVGMGHISNFVAAFVMGTEILTGPPRMIFASLGINGFFAIGYMLLPLFAYFFRNWRTLLIAMTVPNIVYIAFWWFIPESPRWLLSQGRVEEAEAILRGAAKKNGVKAPEVIFPQTEKKKVKEEFHGFLELLKTSNIRHNTLILTLVWFSLLIGYFGLSLNTSNLHGSPHLNCFISAATEIPSSIACWLALKYLRRRLSLSLGMLLGGGVLFFIQLVPPDLSPLAISLEMIGKFFMTSAHGLIYVYTGELYPTGIRNTAIGICAMASRVGSAISPYFVHLGTYNTDLLYILLGSLTTISAISVLFLPESFGLPLPETMDQMPKRERIKWPCLSSEQKVKDEQKNDKTHSGKIVAESWM